A region of Lycium barbarum isolate Lr01 chromosome 1, ASM1917538v2, whole genome shotgun sequence DNA encodes the following proteins:
- the LOC132607235 gene encoding cytochrome b5-like: protein MGKVYDLAEVSKHNNVKDCWLIISGKVYDVTKFLDDHPGGDDVLLSATGKDATDDFEDVGHSSSARAMLDEYYVGDIDSSTIPTKVKYSPPNQPHYNQDKTTEFIIKILQFLVPLIILGVAVGVRFYTNKSA from the exons ATGGGTAAAGTCTATGATTTAGCTGAGGTCTCCAAGCACAACAATGTCAAGGATTGTTGGCTCATTATTAGTGGCAAG GTATATGATGTGACAAAATTCTTGGACGACCACCCAGGTGGTGATGATGTTTTATTGTCTGCAACAG GAAAGGATGCAACCGATGATTTTGAGGATGTCGGTCATAGCAGTAGTGCTCGAGCTATGTTGGATGAGTATTATGTAGGTGATATCGACTCTTCAACCATCCCAACAAAGGTCAAGTACAGTCCTCCCAATCAGCCTCATTACAACCAAGACAAAACAACAGAGTTCATCATCAAGATCCTCCAGTTCTTGGTTCCTCTAATTATTTTAGGCGTGGCTGTTGGTGTCCGCTTCTATACCAACAAATCAGCTTGA